A window of the bacterium genome harbors these coding sequences:
- a CDS encoding RelA/SpoT family protein, with the protein MNLTACRHVFEDTLALLRPRTGVEWLERLDDAYRLAAKAHRGQRRRSGDPFLIHSVEVAHILAELGGDAETVIAGILHDTLEDTSLGGLEIMEEFGEGVYHLVQGLTQEARAERSGRAGPSATLRRLLLAAQHDPRILLIKLADRLHNMRTLQHMPPEKRREKALETLEIYAPLAHRLGVAKLRWEMEDRALMFLQPEVYANLAEIVRAGKPEQEAILVEVIEELKAKLEELEIQATVFGRPKHIYSIYRKMIEKGEPPEHMVDLLGIRVITREVRDCYGVLGIVHSLWRPIAGAFSDYIANPKPNRYQSLHTAVHGRHGHRIEVQIRTEEMNFIAEYGVAGHFFYKETGFDADLDDELLWLRRIVDWEKQAVNSRTFASAVKVDLFAEQIFVITPKGKTLDLPVDSTVLDLAFRLHTDLGLTCSGAMVNGRPELLNHVLSAGDRVEVLTSEEVHPRPGWLRFVKTSHARHAIRRYLHDHPELGRRVKRSLVRFSLKGDLGDFKRLVDGIHRLHEIELTKVSFTPFGPMNILINARVPDTEETPAESGPSIARLAETFPGLCVEVRR; encoded by the coding sequence ATGAACCTCACCGCCTGCCGCCACGTTTTCGAGGACACCCTGGCCCTCCTGCGCCCCCGCACCGGCGTGGAGTGGCTCGAGCGGCTCGACGATGCCTACCGCCTGGCCGCCAAGGCCCACCGCGGGCAACGACGCCGCTCCGGCGACCCCTTTTTAATCCACTCCGTCGAGGTGGCCCACATCCTGGCCGAGCTCGGGGGCGACGCCGAAACGGTCATCGCCGGCATCCTCCACGACACCCTCGAGGACACGAGCTTGGGCGGGCTGGAAATCATGGAGGAGTTCGGCGAGGGGGTGTACCACCTCGTCCAGGGGCTGACCCAGGAGGCCAGGGCGGAGAGGTCCGGCCGGGCCGGCCCCTCGGCGACCCTGCGTCGGCTGCTCCTGGCCGCCCAGCACGACCCGCGCATCCTTCTTATCAAGCTCGCCGACCGCCTCCACAACATGCGCACCCTCCAGCACATGCCCCCGGAAAAGCGCCGCGAGAAGGCCCTGGAAACCCTGGAAATCTACGCCCCCCTGGCCCACCGCCTCGGCGTGGCCAAGCTGCGGTGGGAGATGGAGGACCGGGCGCTCATGTTCCTCCAACCCGAGGTGTACGCCAACCTGGCGGAAATCGTCCGCGCCGGAAAGCCCGAGCAGGAGGCCATCCTGGTCGAGGTCATCGAGGAGCTGAAGGCCAAGCTCGAGGAGCTGGAGATTCAGGCGACCGTCTTCGGCCGCCCCAAGCACATCTACTCCATCTACCGCAAGATGATAGAGAAGGGCGAGCCGCCGGAGCACATGGTGGACCTCTTGGGAATCCGGGTCATCACCCGAGAGGTGCGCGACTGCTACGGTGTGCTGGGCATCGTCCACAGCCTGTGGCGCCCCATCGCCGGTGCCTTCTCCGACTACATCGCCAACCCGAAGCCCAACCGGTACCAGTCGCTGCACACGGCGGTTCACGGCCGTCACGGTCACCGCATCGAGGTCCAGATACGCACCGAGGAGATGAACTTCATCGCCGAATACGGCGTGGCCGGCCACTTCTTCTACAAGGAGACCGGCTTCGACGCCGACCTCGACGACGAGCTGCTCTGGCTGCGACGGATAGTGGACTGGGAGAAGCAGGCCGTCAACTCCCGCACTTTCGCCAGCGCGGTCAAGGTGGACCTCTTCGCCGAGCAGATATTCGTCATCACCCCCAAGGGGAAGACGCTGGACCTGCCGGTGGACTCCACGGTACTCGACCTCGCATTCCGCCTCCACACCGACCTGGGCTTGACCTGCTCGGGCGCCATGGTGAACGGACGGCCGGAGCTCCTGAACCACGTGCTCTCGGCCGGCGACCGCGTCGAGGTGCTGACCTCCGAGGAGGTTCACCCCAGGCCCGGTTGGCTCCGGTTCGTAAAGACCTCCCACGCCCGCCACGCCATCCGCCGCTACCTCCACGACCACCCCGAGCTTGGGCGCAGGGTGAAACGCAGCCTCGTGCGCTTCAGTCTCAAGGGCGACCTGGGCGACTTCAAGCGGTTGGTGGATGGGATACACCGGCTCCACGAGATCGAACTCACCAAGGTCAGCTTCACCCCCTTTGGGCCGATGAACATCCTCATCAACGCGCGGGTGCCCGACACCGAGGA
- a CDS encoding GNAT family N-acetyltransferase — MNVEDDAVVIWYGLRDDERLRAAEIYYEAFGGQQCIVLGSSKTAIPTLAKEFTGTAVFLAQYRGETVGLIGMKFLKEDYICIRPLTLVRTFGWIAGLIRFFLWRLMDQRTPKRGLLLDSIAVDGRFRSLGIGRRLIIAVFDLARNRGLTEVALQVVDTNPRAQNLYERLGFTADRTYRVPFMRSIMGFSAYTVMTKPVR; from the coding sequence ATGAATGTCGAAGACGACGCGGTAGTCATCTGGTACGGCCTCCGGGACGATGAGCGCCTCAGAGCGGCGGAGATATACTACGAGGCCTTCGGGGGACAACAGTGCATCGTCCTCGGTTCTTCGAAGACGGCCATCCCGACGCTGGCAAAAGAGTTTACAGGCACAGCCGTCTTTTTGGCGCAGTATCGGGGAGAAACAGTCGGACTGATCGGAATGAAGTTTCTTAAAGAAGACTACATATGCATCAGGCCCCTTACGCTGGTCCGCACCTTTGGATGGATCGCGGGTCTGATAAGGTTTTTCCTTTGGCGGTTGATGGACCAAAGAACGCCCAAAAGAGGCCTGCTTCTTGATTCGATCGCCGTTGACGGGCGCTTCCGCAGTCTGGGGATAGGTCGGCGCTTGATCATCGCCGTCTTCGACCTGGCGCGGAACCGGGGACTTACCGAGGTCGCACTCCAGGTCGTGGACACCAATCCGCGTGCGCAAAACCTCTACGAAAGGCTCGGTTTCACCGCTGACAGGACATACAGAGTACCATTCATGCGCTCGATTATGGGCTTCTCGGCATACACCGTAATGACCAAACCGGTCCGTTAA
- a CDS encoding phosphoglucomutase/phosphomannomutase family protein, whose protein sequence is MAIKFGTSGWRALIAEEFTFANVRRVVAAIARHLTETGDAGKGVLVGMDTRFLADRFAWCAADEFLRHGIGVRLTDRDAPTPAIALAVVKSGLGGAVNITASHNPPQYCGLKFSPATGAAAPTDVTNRIEEILRGEVEVRGEGPIERDDLLLRPYCSLISVREPYLARIEEIVDVQALESNPQKMVVDCLYGTCRGYLPDFLMDHGCEVKVLHAYRDAFFGGHTPEPSGHSLDELSQAVRDSDAVIGLACDGDADRFGVVDSTGHYVNSNMILALVFWHLARYRGWEGGIARSVATTQLVDALAAKLGREVYQTPVGIKHLAAWVETGKVVLGGEESSGICFRDHVLDKDGILACAVVAEMLARSGRTIRQLIEDLYVEAGRRYLDGRLNLRLTEELAPLIRERLAGEPPETFAGVAVRGVDRTDGLKLLLADDCWVMLRPSGTEPVVRMYAEAYDDGRLDELVAATREFLFEGAG, encoded by the coding sequence ATGGCCATCAAGTTCGGGACCTCGGGCTGGCGGGCGCTCATCGCCGAGGAGTTCACCTTCGCCAACGTGCGCCGCGTAGTCGCGGCCATCGCGCGGCACCTGACGGAGACGGGCGACGCGGGGAAGGGCGTCCTGGTCGGCATGGACACCCGCTTCCTGGCCGACCGTTTCGCCTGGTGCGCCGCCGACGAGTTCCTGCGCCACGGCATCGGCGTGAGGCTGACCGACCGCGACGCGCCCACCCCGGCCATCGCCCTCGCCGTGGTGAAGAGCGGCCTGGGCGGCGCGGTCAACATCACCGCCAGCCACAACCCGCCCCAATACTGCGGCCTGAAATTCTCGCCCGCGACGGGCGCCGCGGCGCCTACCGACGTCACCAACCGCATCGAGGAAATCCTGCGGGGCGAGGTCGAGGTCCGCGGGGAGGGGCCGATCGAGCGCGACGACCTCCTCCTGCGCCCGTACTGCTCCCTGATCTCCGTGAGAGAGCCCTACCTGGCCCGCATCGAGGAGATAGTGGACGTCCAGGCCCTGGAGTCCAACCCGCAGAAGATGGTGGTGGATTGCCTCTACGGCACCTGTCGGGGGTACCTACCCGATTTTTTAATGGACCACGGCTGCGAGGTCAAGGTCCTCCACGCTTACCGCGACGCCTTCTTCGGCGGCCATACCCCCGAGCCCAGCGGACACAGCCTGGATGAGCTGTCCCAGGCGGTGCGGGATTCCGACGCCGTGATAGGGCTGGCCTGCGACGGCGACGCGGACCGTTTCGGGGTGGTGGATTCCACCGGGCACTACGTGAACTCGAACATGATTCTGGCGCTGGTCTTCTGGCACCTGGCGCGGTACCGGGGCTGGGAGGGCGGCATCGCCCGCTCCGTCGCCACCACCCAGCTCGTGGACGCCCTGGCGGCCAAGCTCGGCCGGGAGGTCTACCAGACGCCGGTGGGGATAAAGCACCTCGCCGCGTGGGTGGAGACGGGGAAGGTGGTGCTGGGCGGCGAGGAGTCCTCCGGCATCTGCTTCCGGGACCACGTCCTGGACAAGGACGGCATCCTCGCCTGCGCCGTCGTGGCCGAGATGCTCGCCCGAAGCGGCCGGACCATCCGGCAGCTCATCGAGGACCTCTACGTGGAGGCCGGGCGCCGGTATCTGGACGGGCGGCTGAACCTCCGGCTCACCGAGGAGTTGGCCCCGCTGATCCGGGAGCGCCTGGCCGGAGAGCCGCCGGAGACCTTCGCCGGGGTGGCGGTGCGCGGGGTGGACCGCACCGACGGCCTCAAGCTCCTCCTGGCCGACGACTGCTGGGTAATGCTGCGGCCCTCGGGGACTGAGCCGGTGGTGCGCATGTACGCCGAGGCGTACGACGACGGTCGCCTGGACGAGTTGGTGGCGGCCACGCGGGAGTTTTTGTTCGAGGGTGCTGGATAG
- a CDS encoding 4Fe-4S binding protein, which produces MLYEDGVPTREDLEKVRPSPESLARGPAVVIECFQRIPCDPCHTNCKSGCILPFEDLNDLPRTDTSLCDGCGVCVAACPGLAVFIVDLTAGGEGRAVVQIPWEYLPVPEKGREVVLTDRSGKPIGKGVCLKAVRFRDRTYVLHLSVPAELAMEARGISLNNLKRA; this is translated from the coding sequence ATGCTCTACGAGGACGGCGTCCCCACCCGGGAGGACCTGGAAAAAGTGAGGCCCTCCCCGGAGAGCCTCGCCCGGGGCCCCGCGGTGGTCATCGAGTGCTTCCAGAGAATCCCCTGCGACCCCTGCCACACCAACTGCAAGTCGGGCTGCATCCTCCCCTTCGAGGACCTGAACGACCTGCCGCGCACCGACACCTCCCTGTGCGACGGCTGCGGCGTCTGCGTGGCGGCCTGCCCCGGCCTGGCGGTGTTCATCGTGGACCTGACCGCCGGGGGCGAGGGCCGCGCCGTCGTCCAGATACCCTGGGAGTACCTCCCCGTCCCGGAGAAGGGGCGGGAGGTCGTGCTGACCGACCGGTCTGGGAAGCCCATCGGCAAGGGCGTGTGCCTCAAGGCCGTGCGCTTCCGCGACCGTACCTACGTCCTGCACCTCTCGGTGCCCGCGGAGCTGGCGATGGAGGCGCGGGGGATTAGTCTGAACAATTTGAAGAGAGCCTAA
- a CDS encoding (2Fe-2S)-binding protein — translation MEERVENRGEDDSTIICRCEDITLGEIKRAVAQGYATVDEIKHFLRAGMGPCQGRTCGHLVAQVVARETGRPVAEVWPMRARPPYHLVPFSTILNESGGTVAFSKGGD, via the coding sequence ATGGAGGAACGGGTCGAGAACCGCGGCGAAGACGACTCCACCATCATCTGCCGCTGCGAGGACATCACCCTGGGCGAGATAAAACGGGCCGTCGCCCAGGGCTACGCCACCGTGGACGAGATAAAGCACTTCCTGCGGGCCGGGATGGGCCCCTGCCAGGGGCGGACCTGCGGGCATCTGGTGGCCCAGGTCGTGGCCCGCGAAACCGGACGGCCCGTGGCGGAGGTCTGGCCCATGCGCGCCCGGCCGCCCTACCACCTCGTCCCCTTCTCTACCATCCTCAACGAATCCGGCGGGACCGTCGCCTTCTCGAAGGGGGGCGACTAG
- a CDS encoding FAD-binding oxidoreductase produces MPGKTYDAVIVGAGVIGTAVGYYLTKRGIRDVLILDKGYVSGGATGRCGAGVRQQWGLEMNCRLAKMSVDMFAGLSDELGEDIEFEQSGYLVLAYDSDTVELYRTNLKLQNSLGIPARLVTPEEAREIVPVLNIEGLVAATYCPTDGHANPFKTNFAYAHAAVREGCELHTFETVTGFETDSKGVHAVTTDKGRYETRTVVNCAGGHAAKVGELAGLKLNCFPERHQILVTEPYERLFDPMVISFVHHLYCQQVVHGAFLMGLGMPEAPGFNDDSGWEFIEAMARAVTSLLPILAGVRVIRQWAGLYTKTPDAQPILGEHPDLPGFYNAVGFSGHGFMIAPATAKLTAEAIACGCTPELIAPLDAKRFERGDLILEPNVV; encoded by the coding sequence GTGCCCGGGAAAACCTACGACGCGGTCATCGTCGGCGCCGGGGTCATCGGCACCGCCGTCGGCTACTACCTGACGAAACGGGGCATCCGCGACGTCCTGATCCTGGACAAGGGGTACGTCTCCGGCGGCGCCACTGGACGCTGCGGGGCGGGCGTCCGCCAGCAGTGGGGCCTCGAGATGAACTGCCGCCTGGCCAAGATGTCCGTGGACATGTTCGCGGGACTTTCCGACGAGCTGGGCGAGGACATCGAGTTCGAGCAGTCGGGCTACCTGGTGCTGGCCTACGACTCGGACACCGTCGAGCTCTACCGGACGAATTTAAAGCTGCAAAACTCCCTGGGCATCCCGGCGCGGCTTGTGACCCCGGAGGAGGCCCGGGAGATCGTGCCGGTCCTGAACATCGAGGGCCTGGTCGCGGCCACTTACTGCCCCACCGACGGCCACGCCAACCCCTTCAAGACCAACTTCGCCTACGCCCACGCCGCCGTGCGGGAGGGCTGCGAGCTGCACACCTTCGAGACGGTCACCGGCTTCGAAACCGACTCGAAGGGGGTCCACGCCGTCACCACGGATAAAGGTCGGTACGAGACGCGGACGGTGGTGAACTGCGCCGGGGGGCACGCGGCGAAGGTGGGCGAGCTGGCCGGCCTGAAATTGAACTGCTTCCCCGAGCGGCACCAGATACTCGTGACCGAGCCCTACGAGCGGCTCTTCGACCCCATGGTCATCAGCTTCGTCCACCACCTCTACTGCCAGCAGGTGGTGCACGGCGCATTCCTCATGGGGCTGGGGATGCCCGAGGCGCCGGGCTTCAACGATGACTCGGGCTGGGAGTTCATCGAGGCCATGGCCCGGGCGGTGACCAGCCTTCTGCCGATTCTGGCCGGGGTGCGGGTGATTCGGCAGTGGGCCGGGCTGTACACGAAGACCCCCGACGCCCAGCCCATCCTGGGGGAGCACCCGGACCTTCCCGGTTTTTACAACGCCGTGGGCTTTTCCGGGCACGGGTTCATGATAGCCCCCGCCACGGCCAAGCTCACCGCCGAGGCGATCGCCTGCGGCTGCACGCCGGAGCTCATCGCGCCGCTGGACGCCAAGCGTTTCGAGCGCGGCGACCTGATCCTGGAGCCCAACGTGGTGTAG